The stretch of DNA GGCGGCTGCTGGGCGGCAAGAAGGTGCTGGAAATCAGGCCGGCAGGCACGGACAAGGGCCGGGCCGTGGCCGGATTGCTGGCGGATTACCCGGGGACCTTGGCCCTTTACTTCGGCGACGACGTGACCGACGAGGACGCCTTCCGGACCGTGCGCCGGCAAGGCGGCATCGAGGTGCTGGTCTCGCCCGTGGCCCGGCCCACTGCGGCCCGCTACCGGCTAGACAACCCGTCCCGGGTTTGGGAATTCCTTGGGCAGCTGTGGGTGCGCCGGGCCGAAACGGGGGGAGGCGGCCAAGGCCTCCCGACCCATAAGCACAAAGGGAGAGGGGATGGGCGGGTTGGTTGAAGACGCAATCTACAGCGAAACGATGGTCGTGGCCGGCGGCCGGATGACCGGGGCCTGGTCTCCGCTGGGGCTGTTGGCCCTCACCCAGGCGTGGGAGGACGGGGGGGAGGCCCTGCGGACCCTCGAGTCCATGCTGGAGGCCTGGTGGGCGGCCGTGGCCCACACGGGTTCCGCTACGAAGCAGGAGCCCCTGTCCTACGGCTCCGGCACGCACACTGGAAGTGGCATGCGGTCCCGCTCCGGAACTATTTCCTGGGCCGCAAGGCGGAGTTCGCCGGGGTTCAGGTGGACTGGCGGGGGAACAGGCCTTTAGCTCGGAAGGTGCTGGCGGCCCCGCGTTTTTACGGCGAGGTGGTCACCCTGCTGGGTCGGCCCCGCGCAGGCGCGGGCCGTGGGCGGGGCCCTGGGGACCAAGCGCACCCGGGTGGAGGTCCCTTGCCACCGCGTGGTGCGGGGGGACTGGCGTGCCGGGCGGCTTTATCGGCGGGGTCGGATGGAAGGAGAAGTTGCTTAGGGGCCAGCGGCTGTTTTGCCGGGCGGCGGTGCGGGCGACTTAGGGCCTCCGCGGGCCGCGGGGGTCCGGAAAGGCATGTGGAGGTGGTGAGAGGGCGTCGGGCCCGGGGTCCTGTACGGGAGTCGAAACGGCCGGGTGAGCAACCCGGCGATTTTTTTGCGCGCACCAGGAAGAACGGTGTGAGCGTCGAAGAAACGAAAAACATGGCGAATCACGCGCTTTCTGGTACCGACGGTCCTGCAGGAACTGCCCTGCCGGTATAGAAAGGGGGTGCAATTCTGGGCGTGCTCAGGATGAAGTGGTATAAGTTGATTCTCCACGAGATACCGGAGACCGTGGCCATAACGGCCGTCGATTTCGTCCTGCTGTGGCGGGGCCTGAAATGGCGCCTGATCCTGCCGGTGGGCGGGGCCGAAGCTCAGGCCGCCTACCTGGTGCGCATGCTGCCCATTTCCTTCGGCGTGCCCACGGTGCTTCTCATGTTCGTTCTCATCGGCCTGGTGCGCCTGGCCACCAACGCCGACACCGTGTTAAAAAGGGCCTTGCCCGCTTCCCCGGCAGAGAATTCTGGATTGCCCGTGGAAAGAAAGTACTCGATGCCGCCCGGGAAGTCCACGTACCGGTTCCCGAAACCGAGACCCGTACCGCCGCCGGGACACCCGAAGGTCTTACGGTCGAAGGCCGCGGGCCTTCCTCGGGCGGCCCCCATCAGCAGGGCGACCACGGAACCCCAGCGGCCATCCTTGAACTGCAGGGCCCTGTCAGGTTTTTCGTCCGTATGAAGGACCGCCACCGGCGGGTACTTCAGAACCAGGGCCTCCTCGATCCTGCTCCGCATGGAACCAGCCCCTTTTTCTCTTTCAGCACCCCATCTCCCCCCGGGCTTCCTCGCGGGCGCCCGCGGGCGGAAGCGACGTTTCCAGACTGAAGAGCTTCGGCCCCTGCTTTAAAACGAAGCGACTCCCGACCGTTTCCCACACCCAGCAGGAATATCCGTAGCCCCCGATGGGCTTGGTAATCAGGGCGTCCCGCCAGGATATGGAACACGGTTCGTTGACGCTCACGGTCCCGAAGCGGCCGAACACCATTTCCGGCACTTCCCTGAGGTACGGGTCTCCCCTCAGGACGGCCCCTACGAGGCCCGCCTCCTGGGGATCTCCGTAAACGGTGGACCGCAGACCGTAGCGGTTCGCTTTGGCGATGCGCAGGGCCTCCTCGGGGAATCCGAAGGGGGCCACGAAGCTCACGGGGCCGAAAATCTCCTCGCGCATGCCCAGCATGTGTTCGATGGCATCGGCCACAACCGTGGGGTACACCAGGAGGCCCTCGATCCGGCCGCCGCAGAGGATGCGACCGCCCTTGCGGCGGGCGTCCTCGAGCTGGTGCCGTATATTTTCCGCGGCCAGCACGCTGGCCAGGGGCACGACGTCAGCCTCGGGGTCCGAGGGCGGTCC from Desulfosoma caldarium encodes:
- a CDS encoding DUF169 domain-containing protein translates to MRSRIEEALVLKYPPVAVLHTDEKPDRALQFKDGRWGSVVALLMGAARGRPAAFDRKTFGCPGGGTGLGFGNRYVDFPGGIEYFLSTGNPEFSAGEAGKALFNTVSALVARRTRPMRTNMRSTVGTPKEMGSMRTR